From a region of the Synchiropus splendidus isolate RoL2022-P1 chromosome 12, RoL_Sspl_1.0, whole genome shotgun sequence genome:
- the LOC128768332 gene encoding E3 ubiquitin-protein ligase rnf146-like, whose product MASCGEVDHSVGSLPSSKKGGGSSGGGSGNNADACSGSSNPSPALSVPECAICLQSCVHPVQLPCHHVFCFLCVKGASWQSKRCALCRQEVPDDFLERPTLLSPEELKASAGGRGGAASDHAWYYEGRNGWWQYDERTSRELEDAFSKGKKTAEMLIAGFLYVADLENMVQYRRNEHGRRRKMKRDVLDIPKKGVAGLRLDTEGVNGALGAAGRENSADGADAAGGQQLAATTLPSIPTIARPPISLGGQPGNSRSPSLEDALSQLQISPRPTPPQERAGAGEGEEEEEDEEASPSRSSDLHISIDESGSGEWSDDEADEDDEDGGDGEQVEPWEDRPRRQRLNPEDRALPGAESSSPPSSSGSSGRSRMPDGQCTMTEV is encoded by the coding sequence ATGGCCAGCTGTGGGGAGGTGGACCACTCTGTTGGCTCCTTGCCATCCAGTAAAAAAGGTGGCGGCAGCAGTGGTGGTGGCAGTGGGAACAACGCAGACGCATGTTCTGGTTCCAGCAACCCATCTCCAGCGCTCTCCGTCCCAGAGTGTGCCATATGTCTCCAAAGCTGCGTGCACCCGGTTCAGTTGCCCTGCCACCATGTCTTCTGCTTCCTGTGTGTGAAGGGAGCGTCCTGGCAGAGCAAGCGCTGCGCTCtctgcagacaggaagtgccGGATGACTTTCTGGAGCGGCCGACACTCCTGTCTCCGGAGGAACTGAAAGCTTCAGCCGGGGGCAGAGGAGGGGCGGCAAGTGACCACGCGTGGTACTACGAGGGCCGAAATGGTTGGTGGCAGTACGACGAGAGAACCAGCCGCGAGCTGGAGGATGCTTTCTCCAAAGGCAAGAAGACGGCAGAAATGCTCATCGCCGGGTTTTTGTATGTGGCCGATTTGGAGAACATGGTTCAGTACCGGCGCAACGAACACGGCCGTAGACGCAAGATGAAGAGGGACGTTTTGGACATCCCCAAGAAGGGTGTGGCTGGACTAAGACTAGACACCGAGGGTGTCAATGGGGCGCTTGGGGCTGCTGGCAGAGAAAACTCCGCCGATGGAGCCGATGCTGCTGGTGGACAACAGCTGGCCGCAACTACACTGCCATCCATTCCCACTATTGCCAGACCGCCTATCTCACTAGGTGGTCAGCCTGGAAACAGCAGGAGCCCATCTCTGGAGGATGCCCTTTCACAGCTTCAGATTAGCCCCAGACCCACCCCCCCTCAAGAGCGAGCTGGGGcaggtgagggagaggaggaggaggaggatgaagaggccTCACCTTCCAGGTCATCTGACCTCCACATCTCTATAGATGAGTCTGGATCCGGAGAGTGGAGCGATGACGAGGCGGATGAGGACGATGAGGATGGGGGAGATGGAGAGCAGGTGGAGCCTTGGGAGGACAGACCACGACGGCAAAGACTGAACCCAGAGGACAGAGCTCTCCCGGGAGCCGAGTCCAGCTCCCCCCCATCCTCCTCCGGCAGCAGCGGAAGGTCCAGAATGCCAGACGGTCAGTGTACAATGACTGAAGTGTAA